The genomic window TGGACCGAGAAAAGCTGTGTGGTCCCACAGAGCCCTGTCTGCTGCCTTTTCAGATTTTACTGGAAAAACCTTTTCAGATAGTTCGCGCTGAGCTCTGGGTCCAAGATATAAATGACCATTCACCTGTTTTCCTGAAGACTGAAATGCTTCTCAACGTCCCTGAAAATAGTCCACCTGGGTCTctgttttctctgaaaactgcgcAAGATCTGGACATAGGAAGCAATACTGTTCAGAACTACACAATCAGCCTTAATTCCTATTTCCACGTTCAAACCCATGCTCGCGGAGACGGCAGGAAGTTCCCGGAGCTGGTGTTGGACGAAGTCTTGGATCGGGAAGTGCAGTCCGAGGTCACTTTAACTCTCACTGCCCTGGATGGAGGATCCCCTCCTAGGTCTGGAACAGCTCAAATCCGAGTTCTGGTTGTGGACATCAACGACAATGCTCCGGTTTTTGCCCAGGCCCAGTATGAGGTTCAGATTCCAGAAAGCAGTCCCATTGGCTCCCTGATAGTCACGGTCTCTGCTAGAGATTTGGACATCGGAAATAATGGGCAagtatcatattcattttttcaagGCTCCGAAGAAATTGTGAATACTTTTGAAGTAAATCCTACCTCAGGAGAAATTAGAATGAGAAGAAAACTAGACTTTGAGGCAATTAAATCTTACGAGGTGGATATTGAAGCCACCGATGGCGGGGGCCTTTCAGGAAAATGTACCGTTGTGGTCCAAGTGACAGATGTGAATGACAATGCCCCAGAACTCATCATATCCTCGTTTACCAGTCCCATCCCTGAGAATTCACCCGAGACCGTGGTAGCTGTTTTTAAGATTCGAGATCAAGATTCGGGAGAAAATGGACAAATGGTTTGTTCTATTGAGGAAAACGTTCCTTTTATCATGAAACCATCGATTGACAACTTTTACACTCTGTTAACGGAGACTTCTCTGGATAGAGAAAGTAGGGTCGAGTACAATATCACCATTGTAGTCACGGATCTGGGGACCCCGAGGCTCAAAACTGAGCGTAACATCACTGTACTAATTTCTGATGTCAATGACAATCCTCCAGAGTTTACTCAGACAGCCTACACCTTCTACCTCCAGGAGAACAATATTCCTGCCCTCCACATTGGTAGTGTGAGAGCATATGACAAGGACTCGGGGACCAATGCCAAGGTTACCTATTCTTTTCAGTCTCCTGAAGCTCGAGAACTGCCCCTCTTCTCCTATATCTCTATCAACTCTGACAATGGCCATCTATATGTCCTCAGATCCTTGGATTATGAAGTGATTCAAGCTTTCCAGTTCACTGTGAGAGCGAGTGATGGGGGCTCCCCATCCCTGAGCAGCCAAGCTCTGGTTCATGTTGTGGTCCTGGATGAAAATGACAACTCTCCTTTTGTGCTATATCCACTGCAGAATGGCACTGTTCCCTGCAATGATCTGGTGCCCAGAGCTGCAGAGCCAGGTTACCTGGTCACTAAGGTGGTGGCTGTAGATAGGGACTCAGGGCAGAATTCTTGGCTTTCCTATCAGCTGCTCAAGGCCACAGACCCAGGACTCTTCACTATGTGGGCACACAATGGGGAAGTATGCACAGCAAGGACCATTAGTGACAGAGATGCCATCAAACAGAGGCTTCTGGTGCTGGTGAAGGATAATGGGGAGCCACCTCTGTCCACCATGGTCACGTTGAATGTAGTCTTGGTGGATGGCTTCTCTGAGCCCTACCTGCAACTCCCAGATACACCCAACGAGCAGGTCCAGATTGACTCCCTCACCATCTATTTGATCATTTCTTTAGCTgtcatctcctttctttttctggtctCTATTATTATGTTTATTGCTATTCGCctctggaagaggaaaagggatgcCACAGACTGTAGTCAATTTGATCCAAATGGTCTCTTCCCAGGGCACTTGAGGGATGCTAGCAGAACAGGGACCTTGTCCCAGAGCTACCAGTATGAAGTGTGTCTAACCAGTGGTTCGGGAACCAGTGAATTCAAGTTCCTGAAGCCCATTCTACCTAGTGTCCATCCTCAAGCTAGTGGCAAGGACTCACAGGAAACTCCTGTCCTTAGAAATAGCTACATGCTTACTTAAGTATTATAACTGATAACAGAAATTTAATATtatcattttgcaaaccttattcTAGTGCTATTTGATAAATCTTGCATCCCTGCCTAGTAAGTGGAACTTTGAATGGGCTAGTGAAGGTCTTTTTAATATGGTGAAAATTATTGTTGGTCCTGAAAGTTTCTTAGTGATCTTGGTTTTAGTAAAATATTTGGCTAGCTAATTAATTAAATGTTACATTCTACTTAGTGTGcacaatattaatattattttatgattAAGTTCTATCCAAAggagtaaaatgagaagatagattgtttcctttgaaatttcaAAGATTACATAGTTTGACTTTAAGGCTCATATCTCACATACATTtagatgttttcctttttatttccactttCAATGTGTAGAACTGTGTTTATGAAGCTAGTGATTATGAGGCTCTCCCCCCTTGAATATGCTACTTATACTTTAAATTAATATCACAATTAAATGTCAGAACAATTTCTGACTAATGGTCAGTAAATGCTAGGCTTTCTATAGAGACACAACCAAAAATAGGTTTATGTATAACCAAAATCAATTGTACTTTTTCTGCAAGATATTAAATCAACAACACCTTCATAGTAACTAATTAACAATATTAGTATATCATGTTGGAAAGAATTAtaagtaaaatatgaagcaaagcttaaagaaatgtaaatatcTCATTAAGACCTGGTACTTATCTCTTTAATCCTTAATGTTAACAGTAACAAATAATCTATCCCAACCTTTTCCTCCCAGGTCAACAACTTAACTCACATTCAGAAACTCattagtacacacacacacacacacacacacacacacacacacacacacacacacacaaatgcacacacacacacaacttcctGTAAAATCTGGCTCTGATATGTTAGTTTTCAGGTTATATGTAAATATTCCTTAGAGTGGCTTTTATCTTACCCTTTAAAAATAGTTACAAGCTTATTAAAAGAACATGTTTTGATTTGGGTCCTTTCAATTAGTTATATGGGCATTCCAAAGAATGTCTTTAGACCTCCTGCCGGGGGAAAGCCTGTGTTTCTGCTCCATGACCTGAACATAGCAAAATAAAGGAGAGATTTAACACTATCCCTTTGTTTAGATACAGACTGCCTGAATCAGTCAATCATGAATTATTGATTTTTCTGAAGGCTAAATTACACACCCCTCAACTCTCTCCTCCTCAGATAGCTTGACAGTACCATAAATTTGTTTTTGATATTTACATAGTTTAGACTCAGAAGCAATTGGTTTTCAAATGGCTATGCCCATTCTTTCTGAATtcctatattttgaaaaaaaccaCAGTTAAATGGAATACAATACAGTTG from Notamacropus eugenii isolate mMacEug1 chromosome 1, mMacEug1.pri_v2, whole genome shotgun sequence includes these protein-coding regions:
- the LOC140518427 gene encoding protocadherin beta-15-like isoform X1, encoding MKPNRQVICLVILLWVCEAGSATGRFSVAEEMEVGSFVANVAKTLGLEVGELSARGARILSEDNRQYLQLNLETGDLLLREKLDREKLCGPTEPCLLPFQILLEKPFQIVRAELWVQDINDHSPVFLKTEMLLNVPENSPPGSLFSLKTAQDLDIGSNTVQNYTISLNSYFHVQTHARGDGRKFPELVLDEVLDREVQSEVTLTLTALDGGSPPRSGTAQIRVLVVDINDNAPVFAQAQYEVQIPESSPIGSLIVTVSARDLDIGNNGQVSYSFFQGSEEIVNTFEVNPTSGEIRMRRKLDFEAIKSYEVDIEATDGGGLSGKCTVVVQVTDVNDNAPELIISSFTSPIPENSPETVVAVFKIRDQDSGENGQMVCSIEENVPFIMKPSIDNFYTLLTETSLDRESRVEYNITIVVTDLGTPRLKTERNITVLISDVNDNPPEFTQTAYTFYLQENNIPALHIGSVRAYDKDSGTNAKVTYSFQSPEARELPLFSYISINSDNGHLYVLRSLDYEVIQAFQFTVRASDGGSPSLSSQALVHVVVLDENDNSPFVLYPLQNGTVPCNDLVPRAAEPGYLVTKVVAVDRDSGQNSWLSYQLLKATDPGLFTMWAHNGEVCTARTISDRDAIKQRLLVLVKDNGEPPLSTMVTLNVVLVDGFSEPYLQLPDTPNEQVQIDSLTIYLIISLAVISFLFLVSIIMFIAIRLWKRKRDATDCSQFDPNGLFPGHLRDASRTGTLSQSYQYEVCLTSGSGTSEFKFLKPILPSVHPQASGKDSQETPVLRNSYMLT
- the LOC140518427 gene encoding protocadherin beta-15-like isoform X2, yielding MAREGTMIPQQRQVLFLLVLLGVSGEASEPVRFSVAEEMEVGSFVANVAKTLGLEVGELSARGARILSEDNRQYLQLNLETGDLLLREKLDREKLCGPTEPCLLPFQILLEKPFQIVRAELWVQDINDHSPVFLKTEMLLNVPENSPPGSLFSLKTAQDLDIGSNTVQNYTISLNSYFHVQTHARGDGRKFPELVLDEVLDREVQSEVTLTLTALDGGSPPRSGTAQIRVLVVDINDNAPVFAQAQYEVQIPESSPIGSLIVTVSARDLDIGNNGQVSYSFFQGSEEIVNTFEVNPTSGEIRMRRKLDFEAIKSYEVDIEATDGGGLSGKCTVVVQVTDVNDNAPELIISSFTSPIPENSPETVVAVFKIRDQDSGENGQMVCSIEENVPFIMKPSIDNFYTLLTETSLDRESRVEYNITIVVTDLGTPRLKTERNITVLISDVNDNPPEFTQTAYTFYLQENNIPALHIGSVRAYDKDSGTNAKVTYSFQSPEARELPLFSYISINSDNGHLYVLRSLDYEVIQAFQFTVRASDGGSPSLSSQALVHVVVLDENDNSPFVLYPLQNGTVPCNDLVPRAAEPGYLVTKVVAVDRDSGQNSWLSYQLLKATDPGLFTMWAHNGEVCTARTISDRDAIKQRLLVLVKDNGEPPLSTMVTLNVVLVDGFSEPYLQLPDTPNEQVQIDSLTIYLIISLAVISFLFLVSIIMFIAIRLWKRKRDATDCSQFDPNGLFPGHLRDASRTGTLSQSYQYEVCLTSGSGTSEFKFLKPILPSVHPQASGKDSQETPVLRNSYMLT